The Patagioenas fasciata isolate bPatFas1 chromosome 3, bPatFas1.hap1, whole genome shotgun sequence genome contains a region encoding:
- the TMEM30A gene encoding cell cycle control protein 50A isoform X1 encodes MAVNYSAKDEADGHPSGGVGVPGGGAVGGGSGGAVKTRKPDNTAFKQQRLPAWQPILTAGTVLPAFFIIGLIFIPIGIGIFVTSNNIREYEIDYTGTEPSSPCNKCLNVSWDSTSPCTCIINFTLEHSFESNVFMYYGLSNFYQNHRRYVKSRDDSQLNGDNSSLLNPSKECEPYRTNEDKPIAPCGAIANSMFNDTLELYRIDNDTVTPITLIKKGIAWWTDKNVKFRNPTGDGNNLTALFQGTTKPVNWPKPVYMLDTEPDNNGFINEDFIVWMRTAALPTFRKLYRLIERKNNLQPTLQAGKYSLHIGYNYPVHSFDGRKRMILSTISWMGGKNPFLGIAYITVGSICFFLGVVLLIIHHKYGNRNTSADIPN; translated from the exons ATGGCGGTGAACTACAGCGCCAAGGATGAGGCGGACGGACACCCCTCGGgcggcgtcggggtgccgggcgGTGGGGCGgtgggcggcggcagcggcggggccgtGAAGACCCGCAAGCCCGACAACACGGCGTTCAAGCAGCAGCGGCTACCGGCCTGGCAGCCCATCCTGACGGCGGGCACGGTGCTGCCGGCCTTCTTTATCATTGgcctcatcttcatccccatcggcatTGGCATCTTCGTCACCTCCAACAACATCCGCGAGTACGAG ATTGACTATACAGGAACAGAGCCTTCTAGTCCCTGCAACAAGTGTTTAAATGTGTCCTGGGACAGCACATCACCTTGTACTTGCATCATCAATTTTACACTGGAACATTCATTTGAG AGCAATGTATTCATGTATTACGGACTTTCCAACTTCTATCAAAACCATCGTCGTTATGTGAAATCTCGAGATGACAGCCAGCTAAATGGAGATAACAGTTCACTACTT aaCCCAAGTAAGGAATGTGAGCCTTACCGCACAAATGAGGAcaaacccattgctccttgtggAGCTATTGCCAACAGTATGTTTAATG ATACACTGGAATTATACCGCATTGATAATGACACAGTGACTCCTATTACTTTGATTAAAAAAGGCATTGCATGGTGGACAGATAAAAATGTAAAGTTCAGGAATCCTACAGGAGATGGAAATAACTTAACGGCACTTTTCcaag GCACAACAAAACCTGTAAACTGGCCCAAGCCAGTCTATATGCTGGACACGGAGCCTGACAACAATGGCTTTATCAACGAAGACTTCATTGTTTGGATGCGTACTGCGGCTCTGCCAACATTTCGCAAGCTGTATCGTCTCATTGAAAGGAAGAATAATTTACAGCCTACCTTGCAGGCTGGAAAATATTCTTTGCATATTGGATACA attatccTGTACACAGTTTTGATGGACGAAAAAGAATGATCCTAAGCACCATCTCGTGGATGGGAGGCAAAAATCCCTTTCTGGGAATTGCTTATATCACTGTTGGGTCCATATGCTTCTTCTTAGGAGTTGTGTTGCTGATTATCCATCACAAATATGGAAATCGAAACACTAGTGCAGACATTCCCAATTAA
- the TMEM30A gene encoding cell cycle control protein 50A isoform X2: MAVNYSAKDEADGHPSGGVGVPGGGAVGGGSGGAVKTRKPDNTAFKQQRLPAWQPILTAGTVLPAFFIIGLIFIPIGIGIFVTSNNIREYEIDYTGTEPSSPCNKCLNVSWDSTSPCTCIINFTLEHSFENPSKECEPYRTNEDKPIAPCGAIANSMFNDTLELYRIDNDTVTPITLIKKGIAWWTDKNVKFRNPTGDGNNLTALFQGTTKPVNWPKPVYMLDTEPDNNGFINEDFIVWMRTAALPTFRKLYRLIERKNNLQPTLQAGKYSLHIGYNYPVHSFDGRKRMILSTISWMGGKNPFLGIAYITVGSICFFLGVVLLIIHHKYGNRNTSADIPN; this comes from the exons ATGGCGGTGAACTACAGCGCCAAGGATGAGGCGGACGGACACCCCTCGGgcggcgtcggggtgccgggcgGTGGGGCGgtgggcggcggcagcggcggggccgtGAAGACCCGCAAGCCCGACAACACGGCGTTCAAGCAGCAGCGGCTACCGGCCTGGCAGCCCATCCTGACGGCGGGCACGGTGCTGCCGGCCTTCTTTATCATTGgcctcatcttcatccccatcggcatTGGCATCTTCGTCACCTCCAACAACATCCGCGAGTACGAG ATTGACTATACAGGAACAGAGCCTTCTAGTCCCTGCAACAAGTGTTTAAATGTGTCCTGGGACAGCACATCACCTTGTACTTGCATCATCAATTTTACACTGGAACATTCATTTGAG aaCCCAAGTAAGGAATGTGAGCCTTACCGCACAAATGAGGAcaaacccattgctccttgtggAGCTATTGCCAACAGTATGTTTAATG ATACACTGGAATTATACCGCATTGATAATGACACAGTGACTCCTATTACTTTGATTAAAAAAGGCATTGCATGGTGGACAGATAAAAATGTAAAGTTCAGGAATCCTACAGGAGATGGAAATAACTTAACGGCACTTTTCcaag GCACAACAAAACCTGTAAACTGGCCCAAGCCAGTCTATATGCTGGACACGGAGCCTGACAACAATGGCTTTATCAACGAAGACTTCATTGTTTGGATGCGTACTGCGGCTCTGCCAACATTTCGCAAGCTGTATCGTCTCATTGAAAGGAAGAATAATTTACAGCCTACCTTGCAGGCTGGAAAATATTCTTTGCATATTGGATACA attatccTGTACACAGTTTTGATGGACGAAAAAGAATGATCCTAAGCACCATCTCGTGGATGGGAGGCAAAAATCCCTTTCTGGGAATTGCTTATATCACTGTTGGGTCCATATGCTTCTTCTTAGGAGTTGTGTTGCTGATTATCCATCACAAATATGGAAATCGAAACACTAGTGCAGACATTCCCAATTAA